The Verrucomicrobium spinosum DSM 4136 = JCM 18804 genome includes a region encoding these proteins:
- a CDS encoding VOC family protein — MLDHVFITVRDIDRSVAFYEAALNPLGIEHVIAYDGKDGPPGHPDLKGFGRDGRVFFWLRQGEADAKAAHVGFVAKSQAEVNGFYDAAMAAGATDNGKPAARLYYDPRYYAANVFDPDGYSLEAVYKSWQHPQA; from the coding sequence ATGCTCGACCACGTCTTCATAACGGTCAGGGATATCGATCGATCCGTTGCCTTTTACGAAGCGGCGCTCAATCCGCTCGGCATCGAGCATGTGATCGCCTACGACGGTAAGGATGGCCCACCCGGCCACCCCGATCTTAAGGGCTTCGGACGGGATGGCCGCGTCTTCTTCTGGCTCAGGCAGGGCGAAGCAGACGCCAAGGCTGCGCACGTCGGTTTTGTCGCCAAGAGTCAGGCCGAGGTAAACGGCTTCTACGATGCGGCAATGGCTGCGGGCGCCACCGACAATGGTAAACCTGCCGCTCGCTTGTACTACGATCCCCGCTACTACGCTGCGAACGTTTTTGATCCCGACGGCTACAGCCTGGAAGCGGTCTACAAGAGCTGGCAACACCCCCAAGCATAG
- the murA gene encoding UDP-N-acetylglucosamine 1-carboxyvinyltransferase, translating into MEKLIVHGGNRLRGKVLISGSKNSSLPILAATLLTKDDCVIRQVPDLSDTNYMLQILRALGAEVERASGTVNIKAEKIIPDTPYDLVRKMRASICVMGPLTGRLRKAVVSMPGGCVIGDRPVDLHLKGLEYLGAKVQMDGGNIHIEAKKPLKGCTMNLLGKFGSTVLGTDNVLMAAVLTKGTTIIEGAAAEPEVEDLANFLIKMGAKIEGAGTTRIVVEGVKELHGAEHTVIPDRIEAGTFLVAGAIFGDGVMVKRVVPAHLKNVTDTLLASGYEVTSTKDSVTIMPGSGAPKGFHLTTRVYPGFPTDMQAQFCALACLIPGLSSIKETIFPQRFMHVSELKRMGANIELDGDTARITGVETLSGAPVMASDLRASAALVLAGLAAKGTTEIHRLYHIDRGYEHLDEKLSMLGAVTERVKE; encoded by the coding sequence ATGGAAAAGCTCATCGTTCACGGCGGCAACCGTCTGCGCGGCAAGGTTCTCATCAGCGGCTCCAAGAACTCCTCCCTGCCCATCCTGGCGGCCACGCTGCTGACCAAGGATGATTGCGTGATCCGCCAGGTGCCTGACCTGAGCGATACGAACTACATGCTGCAGATCCTCCGTGCCCTGGGGGCGGAAGTGGAGCGCGCCAGCGGCACGGTGAACATCAAGGCGGAGAAAATCATCCCCGACACCCCTTATGACCTGGTGAGGAAGATGCGCGCCTCCATCTGCGTGATGGGCCCGCTCACGGGCCGCCTGCGCAAGGCCGTCGTCTCCATGCCCGGAGGCTGCGTCATTGGTGACCGCCCTGTGGACCTCCACCTGAAGGGCCTGGAGTATCTGGGCGCCAAGGTGCAGATGGACGGGGGCAACATCCACATTGAGGCCAAGAAGCCGCTCAAGGGTTGTACCATGAACCTGCTGGGCAAGTTCGGCTCCACGGTGCTGGGCACGGACAACGTGCTCATGGCCGCCGTGCTCACCAAGGGCACCACCATCATCGAAGGCGCTGCCGCAGAACCCGAGGTGGAAGACCTGGCCAACTTCCTGATCAAGATGGGGGCCAAGATCGAGGGTGCTGGCACGACGCGCATCGTCGTCGAAGGCGTCAAAGAACTGCATGGTGCGGAACACACCGTCATTCCGGACCGCATCGAGGCGGGTACTTTCCTCGTTGCCGGCGCCATCTTTGGTGACGGCGTGATGGTGAAGAGGGTCGTTCCCGCGCACCTGAAGAATGTGACAGACACCCTCCTGGCTTCGGGGTACGAGGTGACCTCCACGAAGGACAGCGTGACCATCATGCCCGGCAGCGGTGCGCCCAAGGGCTTCCACCTCACCACGCGGGTGTACCCGGGCTTCCCCACGGACATGCAGGCCCAGTTCTGCGCCCTGGCCTGCCTCATCCCCGGATTGAGCAGCATCAAGGAAACCATCTTCCCCCAGCGCTTCATGCACGTGTCTGAGTTGAAGCGCATGGGCGCCAACATCGAGCTCGATGGCGACACCGCCCGCATCACGGGCGTCGAAACCCTCAGTGGTGCCCCAGTCATGGCCAGTGATCTGCGCGCCTCCGCCGCCCTCGTGCTGGCCGGCCTCGCCGCCAAAGGCACCACTGAGATCCACCGCCTCTATCACATTGATCGTGGCTATGAGCACCTGGATGAAAAGCTGAGCATGCTGGGTGCTGTCACTGAGCGCGTGAAGGAATAG
- a CDS encoding phosphoenolpyruvate carboxylase — MEAFAAALRRIGEPELADRMPWTGQPLPEQSGPNRPLCQAYSTAFQLLNLVEERVALQVRRLREKELGPLAERGLWPDKLAAMRELDLDARAMVEIMKSVRVEPVLTAHPTEAKRDSVRERHREIYDLLERRENPAFTPREQERVRGFLEAQLESLWRTGEIHVTRPSIAEELENALFFLREVFPEAVTRTRTHLREAWIAAGLDPVALKELPPLIRFGTWIGGDRDGHPFVTAEVTKSSLQSLRNNALRLFARKLNRLAYNLPLSKHFQEVPASLGELVTRLVKELEGYEVVDVPALLDHHDEEPWRLAASLMRGKLLLTRDHPDAATIYAAPAALDADLLLLAECLSAVGAEHLVQDYVDPLRHQLAAFGFHSAILDVRQNSAFHEKALTQLLVKAGVPNAASFPSWSEGEKRTLLDHELASPRPFLSPGLSAGPEADAVLECYRVLAEYRARHGGAGLGSLIVSMTRGVNDLLTVYVLAREAGLIELTAQGLRSPLPVVPLFETMDDLAHAPSVVDDFLSHPVTRISLTGEGGSNTPDFQMMLGYSDSNKDCGIFASQWGLHRAQEALFEVTRRHGVRPVFFHGRGGTVGRGAGPTHWFMEALPHGSLGGSFRMTEQGETISQKYSHLGSATYQVETLTASVSAATAKHRHASKPADPCREILDRLAGWSIEAYRGLLHAPDFITFYREATPIDALENSRIGSRPSRRTGRASLEDLRAIPWVFSWTQSRFYLPGWFGVGSAFERLKVEAPDDYAALEGSISESSFLRYVLTNMDGSIVSANEEIMLAYGSLVTDEAVRTRFMELIIAEFHRTREHLGTILHGGGFGSRRPRMARTLQVREAPLKVLHHQQVALLKEWRRLTAAGDTAAAEAMIPDLLISINAIASGLRTTG; from the coding sequence ATGGAAGCCTTTGCTGCGGCCCTGCGCCGGATTGGCGAGCCTGAACTGGCGGATCGCATGCCCTGGACGGGGCAGCCTCTGCCGGAGCAATCCGGGCCCAATCGACCGCTCTGCCAGGCATACTCCACCGCATTCCAGTTGCTGAACCTAGTCGAGGAGCGCGTCGCCCTACAGGTGCGACGCCTGCGCGAGAAGGAACTCGGACCCCTGGCTGAGCGGGGGCTGTGGCCAGACAAGCTGGCCGCCATGCGGGAACTGGATCTGGATGCCCGCGCCATGGTGGAAATCATGAAGTCCGTGCGCGTGGAGCCAGTGCTCACGGCGCACCCCACGGAAGCCAAGCGGGACAGCGTGCGCGAACGGCATCGCGAGATCTACGACCTCCTGGAGCGCAGGGAGAACCCTGCCTTTACCCCTCGCGAGCAAGAGCGTGTCCGGGGTTTCTTGGAGGCCCAGTTGGAATCCCTTTGGCGCACGGGAGAAATTCACGTCACCCGACCCAGCATCGCTGAGGAACTGGAGAATGCCCTCTTCTTCTTGCGCGAGGTCTTTCCTGAGGCGGTCACCCGGACCCGGACCCATTTGCGCGAGGCCTGGATTGCGGCGGGGCTTGACCCCGTAGCGTTGAAGGAGCTTCCGCCTTTAATCCGCTTTGGCACCTGGATCGGTGGCGACCGCGACGGGCATCCGTTTGTGACTGCCGAGGTCACGAAGTCTTCTCTCCAGTCACTGCGCAATAATGCGCTCCGGCTCTTTGCCCGCAAATTAAACCGGCTCGCCTACAACCTCCCGCTGAGCAAACACTTCCAGGAAGTGCCTGCCTCACTGGGGGAACTGGTGACTCGTCTGGTAAAGGAGCTGGAAGGCTACGAGGTGGTGGATGTGCCAGCCCTGCTGGATCACCACGATGAGGAACCCTGGCGTCTGGCCGCTTCTTTGATGCGCGGAAAGCTGTTGCTGACGCGTGATCATCCGGATGCCGCCACGATCTATGCCGCTCCTGCGGCACTGGATGCTGACCTCCTTCTCCTGGCGGAATGTCTGAGTGCGGTCGGCGCAGAGCATCTGGTGCAGGATTATGTGGATCCTCTTCGCCATCAGCTTGCGGCCTTTGGCTTCCATTCGGCGATCCTGGATGTGCGGCAGAATTCTGCCTTCCATGAGAAGGCGCTCACGCAGCTCCTGGTGAAGGCGGGTGTGCCCAATGCCGCCAGCTTCCCAAGCTGGTCGGAAGGGGAAAAACGGACGCTGCTGGACCATGAACTGGCGTCGCCCCGGCCGTTTCTTTCCCCTGGTCTCTCGGCGGGACCTGAGGCCGATGCGGTGCTGGAGTGTTATCGCGTGCTGGCCGAGTACCGTGCCCGCCACGGCGGGGCAGGTCTCGGTTCGTTGATCGTTTCCATGACCCGCGGGGTGAATGACCTCCTCACGGTTTATGTGCTGGCGCGGGAAGCGGGCCTGATCGAGCTCACCGCTCAGGGCCTGCGTAGCCCGCTGCCAGTGGTGCCCCTGTTTGAGACCATGGACGACCTCGCCCATGCGCCGTCGGTGGTGGATGATTTCCTCAGCCACCCGGTCACCCGCATCAGCTTGACGGGGGAGGGCGGTAGCAACACGCCCGACTTCCAGATGATGCTGGGCTACTCGGATTCCAACAAGGACTGCGGCATCTTTGCCAGCCAGTGGGGCCTTCATCGTGCCCAGGAGGCCTTGTTTGAGGTGACGCGTCGTCACGGTGTGCGTCCGGTGTTCTTCCATGGGCGTGGTGGGACAGTGGGCCGCGGAGCCGGTCCGACCCATTGGTTCATGGAGGCTCTGCCTCATGGATCGCTGGGCGGCTCGTTCCGCATGACGGAGCAGGGGGAGACCATCTCCCAAAAATACTCACACCTTGGCTCTGCCACCTACCAAGTGGAGACCCTCACCGCTTCCGTATCCGCCGCCACGGCCAAGCACCGCCATGCGTCCAAGCCTGCTGATCCTTGCCGCGAGATCCTGGACCGGCTCGCCGGCTGGAGTATCGAGGCCTACCGCGGCCTGCTGCATGCACCGGACTTCATCACCTTCTACCGCGAGGCTACGCCAATTGACGCGCTGGAGAACTCCCGCATTGGTTCGCGTCCCTCGCGTCGCACGGGACGCGCCAGTCTGGAGGATCTTCGGGCCATCCCCTGGGTCTTTTCCTGGACGCAGTCCCGCTTTTATCTGCCGGGTTGGTTTGGGGTCGGCTCCGCCTTTGAGCGGCTCAAGGTGGAGGCTCCGGATGACTATGCAGCTTTGGAAGGCAGCATCTCAGAGTCCAGCTTCCTCCGCTACGTGCTGACCAACATGGACGGTTCCATCGTCAGTGCGAATGAGGAGATCATGCTGGCCTACGGGTCCCTCGTCACCGACGAGGCCGTCCGGACGCGGTTCATGGAACTGATCATCGCCGAGTTTCATCGTACCCGCGAGCATCTGGGCACCATCCTGCACGGCGGCGGCTTCGGCTCCCGCCGACCCCGCATGGCCCGCACCCTTCAGGTTCGTGAGGCTCCGCTCAAGGTGCTGCACCACCAGCAGGTCGCCCTGCTGAAGGAGTGGCGGAGGCTTACAGCCGCCGGAGACACTGCCGCTGCGGAGGCCATGATCCCGGACCTGTTAATCTCGATCAACGCCATTGCTTCGGGGTTGAGGACCACGGGTTAG
- a CDS encoding beta-ketoacyl-[acyl-carrier-protein] synthase family protein — protein MSRDIPRYPDPRRAVITGIGPVTPIGTGKSAFWQGLLAEKSPIARVRSFDASANKAQCAAEMLDFDVNQWFPSHEAKRWDRCTQFAMVGTKLAIEDAGLDLAPGSKYPRIGVSFGSALGGIADAERHHAKFLSEGVKSVPRALALQIYGGSTHSNISIHFGLQGPATTHSNSCASGNVALGDALRLIREGHADVIIAGASEAPLSPLTFTAFDLIHTMSRWQGDPIAHACRPFDVGRDGFVMGEGAACFVVESYDHATRRGARIYAELVGFSLTSEAHHMTIPRPDGEPLYRTMQMALDDARLNASDIAYVSAHASSTPQNDVNEAAQIAALFGPDTPPTSGTKPYTGHALGAAGAMECAITLLGMENGWLPPTLHLEKTNCAPLDYVPYHGREAEVRAALLNSFGFGGVDSSLVVAKV, from the coding sequence GTGAGCCGAGACATCCCCCGCTATCCCGACCCACGCCGCGCGGTCATCACCGGTATCGGCCCTGTTACGCCCATCGGCACGGGCAAGTCCGCCTTCTGGCAGGGCCTGCTGGCAGAGAAGAGCCCCATTGCCCGCGTTCGCAGCTTCGACGCCAGCGCCAACAAGGCCCAGTGCGCAGCGGAAATGCTGGATTTCGATGTCAACCAGTGGTTCCCCTCCCACGAGGCCAAACGCTGGGACCGCTGCACCCAGTTTGCCATGGTGGGGACGAAGCTTGCCATTGAAGATGCCGGCCTGGATCTCGCTCCCGGCTCCAAGTATCCCCGCATCGGCGTGAGCTTTGGCAGCGCCTTGGGCGGCATCGCCGATGCCGAACGCCATCACGCCAAGTTTCTCTCCGAAGGTGTCAAGAGCGTGCCCCGGGCTCTTGCCCTGCAGATCTACGGCGGCTCCACGCACAGCAACATTTCCATCCACTTCGGCCTGCAAGGACCGGCTACCACCCACTCGAACAGCTGCGCCAGCGGCAATGTGGCTCTGGGCGATGCGCTGCGGCTGATTCGCGAAGGCCACGCGGATGTCATCATCGCCGGAGCTTCAGAGGCCCCGCTCAGCCCGCTGACGTTTACAGCATTTGATCTCATCCACACCATGAGCCGCTGGCAGGGCGATCCTATCGCCCACGCCTGCCGCCCCTTCGATGTGGGCCGCGACGGCTTTGTCATGGGCGAAGGTGCCGCCTGCTTTGTGGTCGAGAGCTACGACCACGCCACCCGCCGTGGCGCGAGGATCTATGCAGAGCTGGTGGGCTTCAGCCTTACCAGCGAGGCCCACCACATGACCATCCCCCGTCCGGATGGCGAGCCGCTCTACCGCACCATGCAGATGGCGCTGGATGACGCGCGGCTCAACGCCTCCGACATCGCCTACGTCAGCGCCCACGCCAGCAGCACGCCCCAGAACGATGTGAATGAGGCCGCACAGATCGCCGCCCTCTTCGGCCCGGACACGCCCCCCACCTCCGGCACCAAGCCCTACACCGGTCACGCCCTCGGCGCTGCCGGGGCCATGGAGTGTGCCATCACCCTGCTGGGGATGGAAAACGGCTGGCTCCCGCCCACCCTCCACTTAGAAAAGACGAACTGCGCCCCGCTGGACTACGTGCCCTATCATGGGCGCGAGGCGGAGGTGCGAGCCGCGCTGCTGAACTCCTTTGGTTTCGGCGGCGTGGATTCGAGCTTGGTGGTGGCGAAGGTGTAG
- a CDS encoding DUF4279 domain-containing protein: MSDTVSQTFGTFIEQAFFGGPPPAPEISLRFFSTDEHPTELTELLGIEPTSSNAPNSILTLPDGTEMTSRHGSWLWVIRGAPDSLWHEGVEYMLSRLPDDPDLWQRLTTKYQADIFCEFAVPPKSCSFELPVSLMRGLVRRNLPLNLDLTPDCPERDPND, encoded by the coding sequence ATGAGTGATACAGTTTCCCAAACATTCGGCACCTTCATCGAGCAGGCATTTTTCGGTGGCCCACCTCCTGCGCCAGAGATTTCGCTGCGCTTCTTCAGCACTGATGAGCATCCGACCGAATTGACAGAATTGCTAGGCATTGAGCCGACCTCATCGAACGCCCCCAATTCAATCCTCACACTGCCCGATGGTACCGAAATGACCAGCCGGCATGGTTCCTGGTTGTGGGTTATCCGAGGAGCTCCCGATTCGCTTTGGCACGAAGGCGTCGAGTACATGCTAAGCAGGCTGCCTGACGACCCGGATCTGTGGCAACGTCTCACAACCAAATATCAGGCGGACATCTTTTGCGAATTTGCAGTCCCTCCGAAGTCCTGCTCGTTCGAGCTTCCCGTTTCGCTCATGCGCGGCCTTGTCCGGCGAAACTTACCCCTGAACCTCGACCTGACTCCAGACTGCCCTGAGAGGGATCCAAACGACTGA
- a CDS encoding gamma-butyrobetaine hydroxylase-like domain-containing protein — protein sequence MIRPLNIAAIGNEIAIAWEDGRESFLPMEKLRAASPSAENIGERDLLGKLYGGTNQKEYPGVSVTGWKSVGGYALLFEFSDGHCTGIYPFDYLRRLADE from the coding sequence ATGATTCGCCCGCTCAACATCGCCGCCATTGGAAACGAGATCGCCATCGCTTGGGAGGACGGCAGGGAGAGCTTCCTCCCCATGGAGAAGCTGCGCGCGGCATCGCCGAGTGCGGAGAATATTGGCGAGCGGGATTTGCTGGGGAAGCTGTACGGTGGCACGAACCAGAAGGAATACCCGGGGGTGAGTGTGACCGGGTGGAAGTCTGTGGGGGGGTATGCGCTGCTGTTTGAATTCAGCGATGGGCACTGCACCGGGATCTACCCGTTTGACTATCTTCGTCGTTTGGCCGACGAATGA
- a CDS encoding DUF2200 domain-containing protein has product MSTKHRIYTTSFASVYPLYVAKAEKKGRTKQEVDAIILWLTGYSQQELDALLEAQKDFETFFNEAPRMNPSRNLIKGVVCGIRVEDIEEPLMREIRNLDKLVDELAKGKAMEKILRV; this is encoded by the coding sequence ATGAGCACCAAGCATCGTATTTACACGACCAGCTTCGCGAGTGTCTACCCTCTCTACGTCGCCAAGGCAGAAAAGAAGGGACGGACCAAGCAGGAAGTTGATGCCATCATTCTTTGGCTGACCGGCTATAGCCAGCAAGAGCTGGATGCGCTGCTGGAAGCCCAGAAGGACTTCGAAACGTTCTTCAATGAGGCTCCCAGGATGAATCCCTCACGCAATCTCATCAAAGGCGTGGTTTGCGGCATCCGGGTGGAAGACATCGAAGAGCCGCTCATGCGGGAGATCCGCAATCTGGACAAGCTGGTGGACGAACTGGCAAAGGGCAAAGCGATGGAGAAGATCTTGCGGGTTTGA
- a CDS encoding sugar phosphate isomerase/epimerase family protein, with protein sequence MLSLSTCWNSHRHEDGMQLAMEARMLGFDHIEVSHGLKVTHLPGLLQAVDQKVIQISSVHNFCPPPVEVLMDAPDAFEFTSHRETERFRALNLTEATLEMTARLGARRVVLHLGTVPMKSYTAKLEALTLAGKIYSREYTALKLEFVEKRTKLSQPYLDLARAALDELLPKCEQYQIVLGVETRSHFEQVPNEPEMLGLLDHYRDCPWIGFWHDFGHVQRKANLGLLNHAELLGEIAPRLLGCHVHDVEWPARDHRIPFTGGGVDFDTLLPLVPKGTPLVWELSPGQRRAHVQERLVEWKSRFGE encoded by the coding sequence ATGCTCTCCCTTTCCACTTGCTGGAACAGCCACCGCCATGAGGACGGCATGCAGCTTGCCATGGAGGCACGGATGCTGGGCTTCGATCACATCGAAGTCAGCCATGGGCTGAAGGTGACCCACCTCCCGGGGCTCCTCCAGGCGGTGGATCAGAAGGTCATCCAGATCTCCAGTGTGCACAACTTCTGCCCCCCGCCGGTGGAGGTGCTGATGGACGCCCCGGATGCGTTTGAATTCACGTCCCACCGCGAGACGGAGCGCTTCCGCGCGCTGAATCTCACGGAGGCCACTCTCGAGATGACGGCCAGGCTTGGCGCCCGTCGGGTGGTCCTGCATTTGGGCACTGTGCCGATGAAGAGCTACACCGCCAAACTGGAGGCTCTCACGCTGGCCGGAAAGATCTATTCCCGGGAGTACACCGCACTGAAACTTGAGTTCGTGGAGAAGCGGACCAAGCTCTCCCAACCCTACCTCGACCTCGCTCGCGCCGCGCTGGATGAACTGCTGCCCAAGTGTGAGCAATACCAGATCGTCCTCGGGGTCGAGACCCGCAGTCACTTCGAGCAGGTGCCAAATGAGCCTGAGATGCTGGGACTGCTAGACCACTACCGGGATTGCCCGTGGATCGGCTTCTGGCATGACTTCGGCCACGTCCAGCGGAAGGCGAACCTGGGTCTTTTGAATCACGCCGAGCTTCTGGGGGAAATCGCCCCCCGACTGCTGGGCTGCCATGTGCATGACGTGGAGTGGCCCGCCCGGGACCACCGCATCCCCTTCACCGGCGGCGGAGTGGATTTTGACACGCTCCTCCCCCTCGTTCCCAAGGGCACCCCGCTGGTCTGGGAGCTCAGCCCCGGCCAGCGCCGCGCCCACGTGCAGGAGCGCCTGGTGGAGTGGAAATCCCGCTTCGGTGAGTGA
- a CDS encoding GtrA family protein has protein sequence MTSALSETFTFLLKNDLKTILIRVRNRDVPPFVQFMVYATCGVIATVIHQGLVAVLSLTAFPALKGMLVDGVALTEEARKHNLLLNNIIAFPFGAVAAYFTNILFVFTPGRHSKWKEMALFFGVAACGFFPGLWVIDFLVGRYAVPSSVAQLAFVFTSFMVNYAMRKFVIFKG, from the coding sequence ATGACTTCCGCCCTCTCTGAGACGTTTACGTTCCTGCTCAAGAATGACCTGAAAACCATTCTAATCCGGGTGCGAAACCGCGATGTGCCCCCTTTCGTCCAGTTCATGGTGTACGCCACCTGTGGCGTCATTGCCACCGTCATCCATCAGGGCCTGGTCGCGGTTCTTTCCTTGACCGCCTTCCCCGCGCTGAAAGGGATGTTGGTGGACGGCGTGGCGCTCACGGAGGAAGCGCGGAAGCACAACCTGCTGTTGAACAACATCATTGCCTTCCCCTTTGGCGCGGTGGCCGCCTACTTTACGAACATCCTGTTTGTCTTCACCCCTGGTCGCCACAGCAAATGGAAGGAGATGGCCCTCTTTTTCGGCGTGGCCGCCTGCGGATTCTTCCCAGGTCTGTGGGTCATTGACTTCCTCGTGGGCCGCTATGCAGTCCCCAGTTCCGTGGCGCAGCTCGCGTTCGTCTTCACCTCCTTCATGGTGAACTACGCCATGCGCAAGTTTGTGATCTTCAAAGGCTGA
- a CDS encoding Crp/Fnr family transcriptional regulator: MRLPNIFEADTPPVPFPAGTVIFTEGEDGDSLYVVKEGEVELKVKGRLVEVVKADGFFGEMAIIENGPRTATAVASVDCELIPINEKRFEFMVHEVPNFALHVMRGLSRRLRSVDEGG; this comes from the coding sequence ATGAGACTACCTAACATTTTTGAAGCAGACACCCCGCCTGTTCCATTTCCTGCTGGCACAGTCATTTTCACCGAGGGCGAAGACGGCGATTCCCTGTATGTCGTCAAAGAGGGAGAGGTGGAATTGAAGGTCAAAGGCCGCCTCGTGGAGGTGGTGAAGGCGGATGGCTTCTTTGGCGAGATGGCCATCATCGAGAACGGCCCACGCACCGCCACCGCCGTCGCCAGTGTGGACTGCGAGCTCATCCCCATCAACGAAAAGCGGTTTGAGTTCATGGTGCACGAGGTGCCGAACTTCGCCCTCCACGTCATGCGCGGCCTGAGCCGTCGCCTCCGCAGTGTGGATGAAGGAGGCTGA
- the prmC gene encoding peptide chain release factor N(5)-glutamine methyltransferase has protein sequence MKLLLETLQSGADYLAKRGVEDARLNMEHLLAHVLGCRRLDLYLRFDQTLAEPELQPLRVLLKRRGEGEPLQHLLGTVEFHDSEFVCDHRALIPRPETEHLVHLLVDKWFPKSEPPHRLLDVGTGSGCIGLSLAKAWPAAEVLLVDISEDALELARLNAGRLGLNGQKVRLVRSDLLEHADGAFDLIVANLPYIPTAELKEISREVAHDPNLALDGGPDGLVIVDRLLETAPEHLTENGLLALELHYDQASAVSERLQKLGFQAIQSAEDLAGIPRFVFARRPPLPPAPPASPDEASTADDSSSIPS, from the coding sequence ATGAAGCTGCTTCTGGAGACCCTGCAATCTGGCGCGGACTACCTCGCCAAACGCGGGGTGGAAGACGCGCGACTGAACATGGAGCACCTCCTGGCGCATGTGCTGGGCTGCCGTCGGCTGGATCTGTATCTCCGGTTTGACCAGACGCTCGCTGAGCCAGAACTACAGCCGCTGCGCGTGCTTCTGAAGCGTCGCGGCGAGGGTGAGCCCCTGCAACACCTGCTCGGCACGGTGGAGTTCCACGACAGCGAGTTTGTCTGCGATCATCGCGCCCTCATTCCCCGGCCGGAGACGGAGCATCTCGTGCATCTGCTGGTGGACAAATGGTTCCCCAAAAGTGAGCCTCCGCATCGCCTTCTGGATGTCGGCACCGGATCAGGATGCATCGGCCTTTCCCTTGCCAAGGCCTGGCCTGCCGCCGAAGTGCTCCTGGTGGACATCTCGGAAGATGCCCTGGAACTGGCCCGACTGAATGCCGGACGGCTCGGTCTCAATGGGCAAAAAGTTCGCCTGGTGCGCAGCGACCTGCTGGAGCATGCGGATGGAGCGTTTGACCTGATCGTGGCCAATCTCCCGTACATCCCCACGGCCGAACTCAAGGAGATCAGCCGTGAGGTCGCGCATGACCCGAATCTGGCGCTCGATGGTGGCCCAGACGGGCTGGTTATCGTGGATCGACTGCTGGAAACGGCTCCAGAGCACCTTACGGAAAACGGCCTGCTGGCCCTTGAGCTCCACTACGATCAAGCATCTGCCGTCAGCGAACGCTTGCAGAAACTCGGATTTCAGGCCATCCAGTCGGCCGAGGATCTCGCGGGCATTCCCCGGTTCGTCTTTGCCCGTCGCCCTCCCCTGCCGCCCGCTCCACCGGCCTCACCGGATGAAGCAAGCACTGCGGACGACTCCTCTTCAATTCCATCCTGA
- a CDS encoding GFA family protein, which yields MRQRQPPGPPIELIYRQSLKRSHSNAYRSRHPEAFGFAKHRRTHPHPMSTKLESTGPNTEAAPITGSCLCGKVAFEVKGVPLKFLYCHCRSCQKSSGSIHAANLAFPEGSVTWTQGEDLIEMFVDTNENPGFPRCFCKNCGSPVPKLSRNRQFWVVPSGTLDSDPGMRPQANICWAEHAPWFAPADQIAKHDGPLA from the coding sequence ATGCGCCAGAGACAACCACCGGGGCCTCCAATCGAACTTATCTATCGCCAATCCTTGAAACGGAGCCATTCCAATGCCTACAGGAGTCGACATCCGGAGGCTTTTGGATTTGCTAAACACCGTAGAACTCACCCACATCCGATGAGCACAAAGCTGGAATCAACAGGACCCAACACAGAGGCGGCTCCAATCACAGGGTCGTGTCTCTGCGGCAAGGTAGCCTTCGAGGTTAAAGGAGTACCGCTTAAGTTTCTCTATTGCCACTGCCGTTCATGCCAAAAATCGAGTGGCTCCATACATGCCGCGAACCTGGCATTTCCCGAAGGTTCAGTGACATGGACCCAGGGCGAAGACCTCATCGAGATGTTTGTGGACACCAATGAGAACCCGGGGTTCCCGAGGTGCTTTTGCAAGAACTGTGGCTCACCTGTGCCCAAGTTGAGCCGCAATCGGCAGTTCTGGGTCGTGCCGAGCGGAACATTAGACTCGGATCCAGGCATGAGGCCTCAGGCGAACATCTGTTGGGCGGAGCATGCTCCTTGGTTTGCGCCCGCAGATCAAATTGCCAAGCATGATGGGCCGTTGGCTTGA
- a CDS encoding nuclear transport factor 2 family protein: MPDLSPSKIGVLRAAYAAFNARNIDSALALMTSDVTWPKAFKGGFVQGPEEVRAYWSEQWSEIDPHVEPVAFHEEDDDCILVQVHQVVLDLSGTVLADNVVAHRFTVANGLIKAMEVAPLPTALQSS; encoded by the coding sequence ATGCCTGACCTATCCCCGTCGAAAATCGGAGTGCTTCGCGCCGCCTATGCGGCATTCAACGCACGCAACATTGATTCCGCCCTCGCCCTCATGACGTCTGATGTGACCTGGCCGAAAGCTTTCAAGGGCGGATTTGTCCAGGGCCCCGAGGAAGTTCGGGCTTACTGGTCAGAACAGTGGAGTGAGATTGATCCTCACGTCGAACCGGTCGCCTTTCATGAGGAAGACGACGATTGCATTCTGGTGCAGGTTCATCAGGTCGTACTCGACTTGTCTGGGACGGTGCTTGCGGACAACGTGGTGGCCCATCGTTTCACCGTTGCAAACGGCTTGATCAAAGCCATGGAGGTCGCTCCACTTCCCACGGCGCTTCAGTCATCCTGA